The following are encoded together in the Nitrososphaerales archaeon genome:
- a CDS encoding YbaK/EbsC family protein, giving the protein MDELQRYLEAHKIPAKLFEFDEHTMTVEAASQRIGVEPSRIIKTLVLIGDDTKPLIAILTGDKRLNMDLLAREACVKKIRLATPKEVQLYTGFEVGAVPPIAHKNPIPIYIDHKVTTYDKVIAGGGKKNRLMEITSLDIIKYSKGRVVKIGE; this is encoded by the coding sequence ATGGATGAGCTCCAAAGGTACTTAGAGGCCCATAAAATTCCAGCAAAGCTCTTCGAATTCGATGAGCATACGATGACTGTAGAAGCAGCTTCACAACGGATCGGTGTGGAGCCAAGTCGCATAATCAAAACATTGGTCCTCATAGGTGATGATACAAAACCTTTGATAGCGATTCTTACCGGTGATAAAAGATTGAATATGGATCTCTTAGCAAGAGAGGCTTGTGTAAAGAAGATAAGACTGGCTACACCAAAGGAGGTTCAATTATATACAGGCTTTGAAGTAGGTGCAGTCCCACCGATTGCTCACAAAAATCCAATCCCTATATACATAGATCATAAAGTTACAACTTACGATAAAGTAATAGCGGGTGGAGGTAAGAAGAATAGATTGATGGAGATCACAAGCCTAGATATTATCAAGTACAGCAAAGGTAGGGTTGTGAAGATTGGTGAGTAG